The following are encoded in a window of Bradyrhizobium sp. WBOS07 genomic DNA:
- the aroQ gene encoding type II 3-dehydroquinate dehydratase: protein MKRVMILNGPNLNMLGIREPHIYGTTTLAEINASCTDAAAKLGLELTFHQSNHEGVLVDLIQSSRQDADAIVINPAGFSFTSVAIMDAIKTFEGPVLEVHISNIHARDEYHRHSRISFVATGVICGLGPFGYIAALHAIANMK from the coding sequence ATGAAACGTGTCATGATCCTCAACGGTCCCAACCTCAATATGCTCGGCATCCGCGAGCCGCATATCTATGGCACGACGACGCTCGCGGAGATCAACGCGAGCTGCACGGACGCCGCAGCCAAGCTCGGCCTCGAGCTTACCTTCCACCAGTCCAACCATGAAGGCGTCCTCGTCGACCTGATCCAGTCGTCGCGGCAGGATGCCGACGCCATCGTCATCAACCCAGCCGGCTTCTCATTCACCTCGGTCGCCATCATGGACGCGATCAAGACGTTCGAGGGCCCGGTGCTGGAAGTCCACATCTCCAACATCCACGCCCGCGACGAATATCACCGCCACTCCAGGATCTCGTTCGTGGCGACCGGCGTGATCTGCGGCCTGGGCCCGTTCGGCTACATCGCGGCGCTGCACGCGATCGCGAACATGAAGTGA
- a CDS encoding MBL fold metallo-hydrolase, translating to MTAKTDTAPSSAEALRYPWDQHPGHDEIVEVRPGVLWARLKLPFRLNHVNIYLLADGDGYAMVDTGFGNEETIEAWTKLFDGPLKGVTVTRLIVTHSHPDHVGLAGWVVERFNCPLVMSQVEYLQSVYHQNRGTAERQEAQRLFFRRHGMDESLTEKLLGRGQDYLKRVSVLPPSYRRISHGDDVVIGTRRFKVITGGGHALDQVMLYCADDKLFLSADQVLSRISPNVSVWAVEPDQNSLGEYLASLASLTTTLPYDVLVLPGHGVPFYGLKTRIKQLADHHEERCRLIAEACREVPQTSRALVPVVFNKHVLDEHQMGFAAGELVAHVNYMIVEGRLTAETKDGVLQFRTT from the coding sequence ATGACCGCGAAAACCGACACCGCGCCGTCCTCGGCCGAGGCGCTGCGCTATCCCTGGGATCAGCATCCCGGCCACGACGAGATCGTCGAAGTCAGGCCCGGCGTGTTGTGGGCCCGGCTGAAGCTGCCGTTCCGCCTCAACCACGTGAACATCTACCTGCTCGCCGACGGCGACGGCTATGCGATGGTCGATACCGGCTTCGGCAACGAGGAGACGATCGAGGCCTGGACCAAGCTGTTCGACGGACCGCTCAAGGGCGTCACCGTCACGCGCCTGATCGTCACCCACTCCCATCCCGACCACGTCGGCCTCGCCGGCTGGGTGGTGGAGCGGTTCAACTGCCCGCTGGTGATGTCGCAGGTCGAGTATCTGCAATCGGTCTATCACCAGAACCGCGGCACCGCGGAGCGGCAGGAAGCGCAGCGGCTGTTCTTCCGCCGCCACGGCATGGACGAGTCGCTGACCGAGAAGCTGCTGGGCCGCGGCCAGGATTATCTCAAGCGCGTCTCGGTGCTGCCGCCCTCCTACCGCCGCATCTCCCATGGCGACGACGTCGTCATCGGCACGCGCCGCTTCAAGGTGATCACCGGCGGCGGCCATGCGCTCGACCAGGTCATGCTGTATTGCGCCGACGACAAGCTGTTCCTCTCGGCTGACCAGGTGCTGAGCAGGATCTCGCCCAATGTCAGCGTCTGGGCGGTCGAGCCCGACCAGAACTCGCTCGGCGAATATCTCGCCTCGCTCGCCAGCCTCACCACGACGCTGCCCTATGACGTGCTGGTGCTGCCCGGCCACGGCGTGCCGTTCTACGGATTGAAGACCCGCATCAAGCAGCTCGCCGACCACCACGAGGAGCGCTGTCGCCTGATCGCGGAGGCCTGCCGCGAGGTGCCGCAGACCTCGCGCGCCCTGGTGCCCGTGGTGTTCAACAAGCATGTGCTCGACGAGCACCAGATGGGCTTTGCCGCCGGCGAGCTGGTCGCCCACGTCAACTACATGATCGTCGAGGGCCGGCTGACCGCCGAGACGAAGGACGGCGTGCTGCAGTTTCGGACGACGTAG
- a CDS encoding methyl-accepting chemotaxis protein, whose translation MAIRLGLGPLLGRFKPRFKMPAWGVRGSLFAAFAVIAGMGLVIAAGAGLALQNLGGRMTELSGRDIPRLTASLQLSALSASLAAQGPALLAAQSEEALNERTKKLKELQEQTQQKLTEIIQLGGDKSVVSGLSETMKSINEAAQSLAKAARERLDIAALHDKQYDALRSAQGAFVGAASPAMLDAQTRVNAILGSADLSATDASEAAQTVGQLGNVVASGNLAAADMSAALSANSSDKLDDIQKEFKTAQGRLRSNLDLLPDNQGNKMLRETAEKLLALGTGKTGVFNLREKELDSIDYGQTILDETRKLNVGLGISVQQLVDGVQKETNASTSQAQQETSLATSVMLALGAAMLVGSALFVWLYVGRNILRRITGLQRAMQLLSAGDLDTEIARAKHKDEIGAMNDTLTVFRDSMIEARALAGEQDKDRIAKAERAARMEAKIAEFENTVRTALDNLAQSANSMQSTAQSMSTTADQSNALVNAVASAAEETSVNVQTVSSGTEQLSSSIEEISKQVVTSAAIAKKAVDEAGATDATVQSLADSASRISVVVDLIQTIASQTNLLALNATIEAARAGEAGRGFAVVASEVKSLASQTAKATEEIRTQIASMQDITTSAVGAIQGIGRIIGEINDVTTTIAAAVEEQGAATREIARNIQHAAGGTSEVSSNIVGVSTASAEAGAAASEVLGASDALRREADLLRGEIDAFLNNMRAA comes from the coding sequence ATGGCGATCCGTCTGGGCCTTGGCCCTTTGCTTGGTCGATTCAAGCCGCGATTCAAGATGCCGGCATGGGGCGTGCGCGGCAGCCTGTTTGCGGCGTTCGCGGTGATCGCAGGCATGGGCCTCGTGATCGCAGCCGGCGCCGGGCTGGCGCTGCAGAATCTCGGCGGACGCATGACCGAGCTGAGCGGACGGGACATTCCGCGCCTGACCGCCAGCCTGCAATTGTCGGCGCTGAGCGCGAGCCTTGCGGCGCAGGGACCGGCCCTGCTCGCGGCGCAAAGCGAGGAAGCCCTCAACGAGCGCACCAAGAAGCTCAAGGAATTGCAGGAGCAGACGCAGCAGAAGCTCACCGAGATCATTCAGCTCGGCGGCGACAAATCGGTCGTCTCCGGACTCAGCGAGACGATGAAGAGCATCAACGAGGCGGCGCAGAGCCTGGCCAAGGCCGCCCGCGAGCGGCTGGATATCGCCGCCCTCCATGACAAGCAATATGACGCGCTGCGCAGCGCGCAGGGCGCCTTCGTCGGCGCGGCCAGCCCGGCGATGCTCGACGCGCAGACCCGAGTCAACGCCATTCTCGGCTCGGCCGACCTGTCCGCCACCGATGCAAGCGAGGCCGCGCAGACCGTCGGCCAGCTCGGCAACGTCGTCGCCAGCGGCAACCTCGCGGCCGCCGACATGAGCGCGGCGCTGTCGGCCAACAGCAGCGACAAGCTCGACGACATCCAGAAGGAATTCAAGACGGCGCAGGGCCGCCTGCGCTCCAATCTCGATCTGCTGCCGGACAACCAGGGCAACAAGATGCTGCGCGAGACGGCGGAGAAGCTGCTCGCGCTCGGCACCGGCAAGACCGGCGTGTTCAATCTGCGCGAGAAGGAGCTTGATTCCATCGACTACGGCCAGACCATCCTGGACGAGACCCGCAAGCTCAATGTCGGCCTCGGCATCAGCGTGCAGCAGCTCGTCGACGGCGTGCAGAAGGAGACCAACGCCTCGACCTCCCAGGCGCAGCAGGAGACCTCGCTCGCGACCTCCGTGATGCTGGCGCTCGGGGCCGCGATGCTGGTCGGCTCGGCGCTGTTCGTCTGGCTCTATGTCGGCCGCAACATCCTGCGCCGGATCACCGGCCTGCAGCGCGCCATGCAGCTGCTCTCGGCCGGCGATCTCGACACCGAGATCGCGCGCGCCAAGCACAAGGACGAGATCGGCGCGATGAACGACACGTTGACCGTGTTCCGCGACAGCATGATCGAAGCCCGGGCGCTCGCCGGCGAGCAGGACAAGGACCGCATCGCCAAGGCCGAGCGGGCCGCGCGCATGGAGGCGAAGATCGCCGAATTCGAGAACACGGTGCGCACCGCGCTCGACAACCTGGCGCAATCGGCCAATTCGATGCAGTCGACCGCGCAGAGCATGTCGACCACCGCCGACCAGTCCAACGCGCTGGTCAACGCGGTCGCCTCCGCCGCCGAGGAGACCTCCGTCAACGTGCAGACCGTCTCGTCGGGCACCGAGCAGCTGTCGTCCTCGATCGAGGAAATCAGCAAGCAGGTCGTGACCTCGGCCGCGATCGCCAAGAAGGCCGTTGACGAAGCCGGCGCGACCGATGCCACGGTGCAGAGCCTCGCCGACAGCGCGAGCCGCATCAGCGTCGTGGTCGATTTGATCCAGACCATCGCCTCGCAGACCAATCTGCTCGCGCTCAACGCCACCATCGAGGCGGCGCGTGCCGGCGAGGCCGGCCGCGGCTTCGCCGTGGTCGCCTCCGAGGTGAAGAGCCTGGCGAGCCAGACCGCCAAGGCGACGGAGGAGATCCGCACCCAGATCGCCAGCATGCAGGACATCACGACCTCGGCGGTCGGCGCCATTCAGGGCATCGGCCGGATCATCGGCGAGATCAACGACGTGACCACGACGATCGCGGCCGCGGTCGAGGAGCAGGGCGCCGCCACCCGCGAGATCGCGCGCAACATCCAGCATGCGGCCGGCGGCACCAGCGAGGTCTCCAGCAACATCGTCGGCGTCTCCACCGCCTCCGCCGAAGCCGGCGCCGCCGCGAGCGAAGTGCTGGGCGCCTCCGACGCGCTACGCCGCGAAGCCGACCTGCTGCGCGGAGAGATCGACGCGTTCCTCAACAACATGCGGGCGGCGTAG
- a CDS encoding outer membrane protein, producing MKKILFATVALLAMGAAAPAVGADLGNRNYYKSPAPAYAAPIYNWTGFYIGGHIGGAFSSDNNFSGLSTGNNGNGRFLGGVQVGADWQFHPNVVVGVEGQYSWLSGSVGAVFPGGIAYTNDQRGLGSITGRIGYTWGPGLVYVKGGYAYSDNNERVTVGGVPAAFVITGDHRNGYTVGAGLEYMFAPNWSAKAEYQYYNFGDASFTAGPLVGTGSFTTDDHTIKAGVNYRFNWAGPAAARY from the coding sequence ATGAAGAAGATTCTGTTTGCGACCGTTGCGCTGCTCGCGATGGGCGCGGCTGCGCCGGCCGTCGGTGCCGATCTCGGCAACCGCAACTATTACAAGTCGCCCGCGCCGGCCTATGCCGCGCCGATCTACAACTGGACCGGTTTCTACATCGGTGGCCATATCGGCGGCGCGTTCTCCAGCGACAACAATTTCAGCGGCCTCTCCACCGGCAACAACGGCAATGGCCGTTTCCTCGGCGGCGTGCAGGTCGGTGCGGACTGGCAGTTCCACCCGAACGTCGTGGTCGGCGTCGAGGGCCAGTATTCCTGGCTCTCCGGCAGCGTCGGCGCCGTGTTTCCGGGCGGCATCGCCTACACCAACGACCAGCGCGGTCTCGGCTCGATCACCGGCCGCATCGGCTACACCTGGGGTCCCGGCCTCGTCTACGTGAAGGGCGGCTACGCCTATTCGGACAACAACGAGAGGGTGACCGTCGGCGGCGTGCCGGCCGCCTTCGTCATCACGGGCGATCACCGCAACGGCTACACCGTCGGTGCCGGCCTCGAATACATGTTCGCCCCGAACTGGTCGGCCAAGGCCGAGTACCAGTATTACAATTTCGGCGACGCGAGCTTCACCGCGGGTCCGCTCGTCGGCACCGGCAGCTTCACCACCGACGACCACACCATCAAGGCGGGCGTCAACTACCGCTTCAACTGGGCAGGCCCGGCGGCCGCGCGCTACTGA
- a CDS encoding ABC transporter ATP-binding protein produces MIAPPAVSIRNLKIALPKGAERPFAVDGVSLDLHAGKIVCVVGESGSGKSMCAHALMGLLPDTVSVAAGEIQFEGRDLLKLDDAGWRDLRGRRLAMIFQEPMTALNPLMRIGDQMAEMFEAHGLLTPRERRAKALSLAREVGLPDPARIVRAYPHQLSGGQRQRAMIAMALALEPAVLVADEPTTALDVTTQAQILKLIRNLQRSRNMAVMFITHDFGVVADIADQVVVLRHGKVVEEGPASAVFNVPQHDYTKALLAAVPSIDPPARKPLDGQARAVEVIGLDKTYVTSGGWFREDRRVDAARAVNFSILKGETLGLVGESGSGKSSVARLVMRLIEADRGTVRMGDTDLTSLSGKALRAERHRIQMIFQDPFASLNPRRKIGHIIAAGPIAAGIDAKIAFDRARDLLKMVGLDAGALERYPHEFSGGQRQRIGIARALALEPEIIVADEAVSALDVSVQAQVLKLLEDLKARLGLSMLFITHDLRVAAQICDRIAVMQRGAIVELKPTAQLFAAPEHAYTRELLAAVPGRKEPAPAA; encoded by the coding sequence ATGATCGCCCCGCCCGCCGTCTCCATCAGGAACCTCAAGATCGCGCTGCCGAAGGGTGCCGAGCGGCCCTTCGCGGTCGACGGCGTCTCGCTGGACCTGCACGCCGGCAAGATCGTCTGCGTCGTCGGCGAGTCCGGCTCCGGCAAGTCGATGTGCGCGCATGCGCTGATGGGCCTGTTGCCCGATACGGTGTCCGTCGCCGCCGGCGAGATCCAGTTCGAAGGCCGCGACCTGCTCAAGCTCGATGACGCCGGCTGGCGCGACCTGCGCGGCCGGCGGCTGGCGATGATCTTTCAGGAGCCGATGACCGCACTCAATCCCTTGATGCGGATCGGCGACCAGATGGCGGAGATGTTCGAGGCGCACGGCCTGCTGACGCCAAGGGAGCGGCGCGCCAAGGCGCTGTCGCTGGCGCGCGAGGTCGGCCTCCCCGATCCTGCGCGCATCGTGCGCGCCTATCCGCACCAGCTCTCCGGAGGCCAGCGCCAGCGCGCCATGATCGCGATGGCGCTGGCGCTCGAGCCCGCGGTGCTGGTTGCGGACGAGCCGACGACCGCGCTCGACGTCACCACGCAGGCGCAGATCCTCAAGCTGATCCGCAACCTCCAGCGCAGCCGCAACATGGCCGTGATGTTTATCACGCACGATTTCGGCGTGGTCGCCGACATCGCCGACCAGGTCGTGGTGCTCCGCCATGGCAAGGTGGTGGAGGAAGGTCCGGCCTCTGCCGTCTTCAACGTGCCGCAGCACGACTACACCAAGGCGCTGCTCGCCGCCGTCCCCTCGATCGATCCGCCGGCACGCAAGCCCCTCGATGGTCAGGCCAGGGCGGTCGAGGTGATCGGTCTGGACAAGACCTACGTGACATCAGGCGGCTGGTTTCGCGAGGACCGCCGCGTCGATGCCGCGCGCGCGGTCAATTTCAGCATCCTCAAGGGCGAGACGCTCGGCCTCGTCGGCGAATCCGGCTCCGGGAAATCATCGGTGGCGCGCCTCGTGATGCGGCTGATCGAGGCCGACCGCGGCACGGTTCGGATGGGCGACACCGATCTCACCTCCCTCTCCGGCAAGGCGCTGCGCGCCGAGCGCCATCGCATCCAGATGATCTTCCAGGATCCGTTCGCCTCGCTCAATCCGCGCCGCAAGATCGGCCACATCATCGCTGCCGGACCGATCGCGGCCGGCATCGATGCGAAGATCGCCTTCGATCGTGCTCGCGATCTGCTCAAGATGGTCGGTCTCGATGCCGGCGCGCTCGAACGCTATCCGCACGAATTCTCCGGCGGCCAGCGCCAGCGTATCGGCATTGCGCGCGCGCTGGCGCTCGAGCCGGAGATCATCGTCGCCGATGAAGCCGTCTCCGCGCTCGACGTCTCCGTGCAGGCGCAGGTCTTGAAGCTGCTCGAAGACCTCAAGGCGCGCCTCGGTCTCTCCATGCTGTTCATCACCCACGATCTGCGCGTCGCCGCCCAGATCTGCGACCGCATCGCGGTGATGCAGCGCGGCGCCATCGTCGAGCTGAAGCCCACGGCACAGCTGTTCGCCGCGCCGGAGCATGCCTATACGCGCGAGCTGCTGGCTGCGGTGCCCGGACGGAAGGAGCCTGCGCCGGCGGCGTGA
- a CDS encoding ABC transporter permease, with amino-acid sequence MRQFWKSMFKSPSGVIGLIILLLAISIALFGPMLFPNSPWRMVQRPFLPPFTLGAVPLGTDALGRDVFAGMIFGARVSLLVGLVSTLVALVVGIPIGAMAGYFGGRVDDALMRFTEFFQTIPSFALAIVLVAILQPSIYSIVASIAVVSWPPVARLVRGEVLSLRTREYVQAAIVTGQSNSWIILREILPNALSPVIVLASLMVATAILLESSLSFLGLGDPNLISWGYMVGAGRTVIRQAWWITVFPGIAILISVLGLNLIGEGLNDALNPRLSREGR; translated from the coding sequence ATGAGACAGTTCTGGAAATCGATGTTCAAGAGCCCGAGCGGCGTCATCGGTCTGATCATCCTCCTGCTCGCGATCTCGATCGCATTGTTCGGACCGATGCTGTTTCCGAACTCGCCCTGGCGCATGGTGCAGCGGCCGTTTCTGCCGCCCTTCACGCTCGGCGCCGTGCCGCTCGGCACCGACGCGCTCGGCCGCGACGTCTTTGCCGGCATGATCTTCGGCGCGCGGGTCTCGCTGCTGGTCGGCCTCGTCTCGACACTGGTCGCGCTGGTCGTCGGCATTCCCATCGGCGCGATGGCCGGCTATTTCGGCGGCAGGGTCGACGACGCCCTGATGCGCTTCACCGAGTTCTTCCAGACCATCCCGAGCTTCGCGCTCGCGATCGTGCTGGTCGCGATCCTGCAGCCCTCGATCTATTCGATTGTCGCCTCGATCGCGGTCGTGAGCTGGCCGCCGGTCGCCCGCCTGGTGCGCGGCGAGGTGCTGTCGCTGCGCACGCGCGAATATGTCCAGGCCGCGATCGTGACGGGTCAGAGCAACAGCTGGATCATCCTGCGCGAGATCCTGCCCAATGCGCTGTCGCCGGTCATCGTGCTGGCCTCGCTGATGGTGGCGACCGCGATCCTCTTGGAATCCTCGCTGTCGTTCCTCGGCCTCGGCGATCCCAATCTGATCTCCTGGGGCTACATGGTCGGCGCCGGCCGCACCGTGATCCGCCAGGCCTGGTGGATCACCGTGTTTCCCGGCATCGCCATCCTGATCTCCGTGCTCGGGCTGAACCTGATCGGCGAAGGCCTCAACGACGCGCTCAATCCGCGCCTCTCGCGCGAGGGACGCTGA
- a CDS encoding ABC transporter permease produces MLSFISQRILKGVIVLLAIVVLNFFLIRLAPGDPAIVMAGEAGASDQVFVKQLREKFGLDKPLPEQLFIYVKGVVSLDLGFSFRQQAPVAKLIGERLPATLLLTLTAFAISLMLGILFGTFAARFAGTFLDTAITVFALVFYAMPIFWVALMGILLFSVTMDWLPSFGYETVGANLTGFSHAVDVAKHLIMPAMTLGLFFMATYTRMTRASMLEVKRLDFVKTARAKGLGDAVIQRRHVLRNALLPVVTLAGVHSGTLIGGAVITETVFAWPGIGRLMYDALLQRDYNLLLGVFVICSAMVLIFNLITDLVYRLVDPRIEFAS; encoded by the coding sequence ATGCTCTCCTTCATCTCCCAGCGCATCCTCAAGGGCGTGATCGTCCTGCTCGCGATCGTCGTCCTCAATTTTTTCCTGATCCGGCTCGCGCCCGGCGACCCCGCGATCGTGATGGCGGGCGAGGCCGGCGCCAGCGATCAGGTCTTCGTCAAGCAGCTCCGGGAAAAGTTCGGCCTCGACAAGCCGCTGCCCGAGCAGCTCTTCATCTACGTCAAGGGCGTGGTCAGCCTCGACCTCGGCTTCTCCTTCCGCCAGCAGGCGCCGGTGGCAAAGCTGATCGGCGAGCGGCTGCCGGCGACGCTGCTGCTGACGCTGACCGCGTTTGCGATCTCGCTGATGCTCGGCATCCTCTTCGGCACCTTCGCCGCGCGCTTCGCCGGAACCTTCCTCGACACCGCCATCACGGTCTTTGCGCTGGTCTTCTACGCCATGCCGATCTTCTGGGTGGCGCTGATGGGCATCCTGCTGTTCTCGGTCACCATGGATTGGCTGCCGAGCTTCGGTTACGAGACGGTCGGCGCCAACCTCACCGGCTTTTCCCACGCGGTCGACGTCGCAAAGCACCTGATCATGCCGGCGATGACGCTCGGCCTGTTCTTCATGGCGACCTACACCCGCATGACGCGCGCCTCGATGCTGGAGGTGAAGCGGCTCGACTTCGTCAAGACCGCGCGCGCGAAAGGCCTTGGCGATGCCGTGATCCAGCGCCGCCACGTGCTGCGCAACGCGCTGCTGCCGGTCGTCACGCTCGCCGGCGTGCATTCCGGCACGCTGATCGGCGGCGCCGTCATCACCGAGACCGTGTTCGCCTGGCCCGGCATCGGGCGGCTGATGTACGACGCCCTGCTCCAGCGCGACTACAATCTGCTGCTCGGCGTCTTCGTGATCTGCTCCGCCATGGTGCTGATCTTCAACCTCATCACCGACCTCGTCTATCGCCTGGTCGATCCGCGCATTGAATTCGCCTCATGA
- a CDS encoding ABC transporter substrate-binding protein, which translates to MPKRVLLGLLLACGFTAPAMAQEPKTGGVINAVIQPEPPGLMLALVQNGPTQMVSGNIFEGLLRYSPKLEPQPELAESWSVSEDAKTYTFKLRKGVTWHDGKPFTAADVLFSIEMLKQTHARARTNLAQVDKVEAPDAHTVVFTLKQPFGPFLGIFEVGSMPMVPKHLYEGTDFKTNPYNNAPIGTGPFMFREWQKGSFIRLVKNPNYYEKGKPYLDEIYWQIIPDAAARSVAYETGKVDVLPGGSVENFDVPRLSKLKDTCVTGAGWEFFSPLAWLWLNNRQGPLADKRVRQAVMYAIDRDFAKDVIWNGLGKVATGPSASTIKYYTDDVKKYPYDPAKAKALLKEAGYKGEKIRLLPLAYGETWQRWGEAVKQNLMDVGINIETIATDVAGGNQKIGDWDYDIAFTYLYQYGDPALGVGRNYISSNIAKGQVFNNVEGYSNPEIDKLFAEGAVATPDSKRKEIYEKAQKILVEDVPVAWMLELQFPTITRCKVKNLITTGIGVNDGFKDAWLDK; encoded by the coding sequence ATGCCGAAACGAGTGTTGCTTGGTCTTCTCCTGGCTTGCGGCTTTACGGCCCCTGCAATGGCGCAAGAGCCGAAAACGGGGGGCGTGATCAATGCCGTGATCCAGCCCGAGCCGCCCGGCCTGATGCTGGCACTGGTGCAGAACGGCCCGACCCAGATGGTGTCGGGCAACATCTTCGAGGGGCTATTGCGCTACAGCCCCAAGCTCGAACCGCAGCCGGAGCTCGCCGAGAGCTGGAGCGTCAGCGAGGACGCCAAGACCTACACCTTCAAGCTCAGGAAGGGCGTGACCTGGCACGACGGCAAGCCCTTCACCGCCGCGGACGTCTTGTTCTCGATCGAGATGCTGAAGCAGACGCATGCGCGCGCCCGCACCAATCTGGCGCAGGTCGACAAGGTCGAGGCACCCGATGCCCACACGGTGGTGTTCACGCTGAAGCAGCCGTTCGGCCCGTTCCTCGGCATCTTCGAGGTCGGCTCGATGCCGATGGTGCCGAAGCATCTCTATGAAGGCACCGACTTCAAGACCAATCCCTACAACAACGCGCCCATCGGCACCGGCCCCTTCATGTTCAGGGAGTGGCAGAAGGGATCGTTCATCCGCCTGGTCAAGAACCCGAACTATTACGAGAAGGGCAAGCCCTATCTCGACGAGATCTACTGGCAGATCATTCCCGACGCCGCGGCGCGCTCGGTGGCGTATGAGACCGGCAAGGTCGACGTGCTGCCCGGCGGCTCGGTCGAGAATTTCGACGTGCCGCGGCTGTCCAAGCTGAAGGACACCTGCGTCACCGGCGCCGGCTGGGAGTTCTTCTCGCCGCTGGCCTGGCTGTGGCTCAACAACCGGCAGGGTCCGCTCGCCGACAAGCGGGTGCGGCAGGCCGTCATGTATGCGATCGACCGCGATTTCGCCAAGGACGTGATCTGGAACGGGCTCGGCAAGGTCGCGACCGGCCCCTCCGCTTCGACCATCAAATATTACACCGACGACGTGAAGAAATATCCGTACGATCCGGCCAAGGCCAAGGCGCTGCTGAAGGAGGCCGGCTACAAGGGCGAGAAGATCCGCCTGCTGCCGCTCGCCTATGGCGAGACCTGGCAGCGCTGGGGTGAAGCCGTGAAGCAGAACCTCATGGACGTCGGCATCAACATCGAGACCATCGCCACCGACGTTGCCGGCGGCAACCAGAAGATCGGCGACTGGGACTACGACATCGCCTTCACCTATCTCTATCAGTACGGCGATCCCGCACTCGGGGTCGGCCGCAACTACATCTCCAGCAACATCGCCAAGGGTCAGGTCTTTAACAACGTCGAGGGCTATTCCAACCCGGAGATCGACAAGCTGTTCGCCGAGGGCGCGGTCGCGACGCCGGATTCCAAGCGCAAGGAGATCTACGAGAAGGCGCAGAAGATCCTGGTCGAGGACGTGCCGGTGGCCTGGATGCTCGAGCTGCAATTCCCGACCATCACGCGCTGCAAGGTCAAGAACCTGATCACGACGGGGATCGGGGTCAATGACGGCTTCAAGGACGCATGGCTCGACAAGTGA
- the irr gene encoding Fur family transcriptional regulator Irr: MDIQATPIPALDDDGPDVASRELPPDPGVQRCLQLLGNAGLRPTRQRLALGQLLFLNGHRHVTAESLYEEAMAANAYLSLATVYNTLNQFTEAGLLRRIAADGIKSFFDTDTSVHPHFYLEGEDVLVDVADGLAFTKIPEALPGHEIARLDVIVHLRRKRT, translated from the coding sequence ATGGACATCCAGGCCACCCCTATCCCGGCGCTTGACGATGACGGACCTGATGTCGCCAGCCGCGAGCTACCGCCGGATCCGGGCGTGCAACGCTGCCTGCAGCTGCTCGGCAATGCCGGCCTGCGCCCGACGCGCCAGCGTCTCGCGCTCGGCCAGTTGCTGTTCCTGAACGGCCACCGTCACGTCACCGCCGAGAGCCTCTATGAAGAAGCGATGGCGGCGAACGCCTATCTGTCGCTCGCGACCGTCTACAACACGTTGAACCAGTTCACCGAGGCCGGCCTGCTGCGCCGGATCGCGGCCGACGGCATCAAGTCGTTCTTCGACACCGATACCTCGGTGCATCCGCACTTCTACCTCGAAGGCGAGGACGTGCTGGTCGACGTTGCCGACGGCCTCGCCTTCACCAAGATCCCCGAGGCGCTTCCCGGCCACGAGATCGCGCGGCTCGACGTCATCGTCCATCTGCGCCGCAAGCGAACCTAG